In a genomic window of Ipomoea triloba cultivar NCNSP0323 chromosome 3, ASM357664v1:
- the LOC116012395 gene encoding psbP domain-containing protein 1, chloroplastic: MAVLPSASYTMAASGTSFLYSPPTLRALSFSAPRRRFQFRVFPEVESLGKDVRDGRKILKHYYSRNSRTYLCCDQGETSVVKSKDFAVPRRKAIALIFSSFMLSHSHDTSLAQSIGFREYIDTFDGYSFKYPQNWIQVRGAGADIFFRDPYVLDENLSVEISSPSSSNYQSVEDLGPPQEAGKKVLRQYLTEFMSTRLGVRRESSILSTSSRVADDGRMYYEVEVNIKSYANNNELAVMPEDRVARLEWDRRYLSVLGVENNRLYELRLQTPENGFSEEESDIRQVMNSFRVNKVGV, encoded by the exons ATGGCAGTTCTTCCCTCAGCTTCATACACCATGGCTGCCTCCGGCACTTCGTTTCTCTACTCGCCGCCTACGCTTAGAGCTCTGTCTTTTTCCGCTCCTCGTCGCCGCTTTCAATTCCGCGTCTTCCCTGAAG TGGAGTCATTAGGTAAAGATGTACGAGATGGGAGGAAAATATTGAAGCATTATTATTCTCGCAATTCCAGGACATATCTTTGTTGTGATCAAGGAGAAACATCTGTTGTGAAG AGTAAAGATTTTGCAGTTCCAAGGAGAAAGGCAATTGCGTTGATCTTTTCAAGTTTCATGCTATCACATTCACATGATACCTCTCTTGCTCAATCTATTGGGTTTAGGGAGTACATTGATACCTTTGATGGCTACTCATTCAAGTATCCTCAGAATTGGATTCAAGTACGTGGTGCTGGTGCTGACATATTCTTCAGGGACCCTTATGTTCTCGATGAGAATCTGTCGGTGGAGATATCCTCTCCTTCATCCTCCAATTACCAAAGTGTAGAAGATTTGGGTCCACCGCAAGAAGCCGGAAAGAAAGTTCTCAGGCAGTATTTGACAGAGTTTATGTCCACTAGACTTGGTGTCAGGCGTGAATCAAGCATTCTTTCCACATCTTCGAGAGTGGCTGATGATGGGAGGATGTACTATGAAGTTGAG GTGAATATAAAGTCGTATGCAAACAACAATGAATTGGCTGTGATGCCAGAAGATCGGGTGGCTCGGCTGGAATGGGATCGGCGATACCTCTCAGTACTTGGAGTGGAAAATAACAGGTTATATGAATTAAGATTACAAACGCCGGAAAATGGATTCTCTGAGGAGGAGAGCGACATTCGCCAAGTAATGAACTCTTTCAGAGTGAATAAGGTGGGAGTTTGA
- the LOC116014169 gene encoding uncharacterized protein LOC116014169 has product MKTPWVSCLCFIVSLSFFAYSTCGESSFNLKHTNLEILQEGKQTRNTSWRMEGLQGFGDFNNQNKVETVDHGRRGAYGGSDLLRKPADKSDGGRNCTSFPNLFHILASITIALLALYFWYIE; this is encoded by the exons ATGAAAACACCATGGGTTTCTTGCCTATGCTTTATTGTAAGCTTGAGTTTCTTCGCATACTCTACATGCGGTGAATCCTCCTTCAACCTAAAACATACAAATCTTGAAATCTTGCAGGAAGGGAAGCAAACAAGGA ATACAAGTTGGAGAATGGAAGGATTACAAGGTTTCGGGGActttaataatcaaaataaggTAGAAACAGTGGATCATGGCAGAAGAGGAGCATACGGCGGATCTGACCTTCTCCGGAAGCCTGCTGATAAATCCGACGGCGGACGTAATTGCACATCATTTCCAAATCTCTTTCACATATTAGCAAGCATTACCATAGCATTACTTGCTTTATACTTCTGGTATATTGAGTGA